The nucleotide window TTGACGCGCTGACGACGCCGGCGGCCGCGATGGCCGGCTCGGCGGCGGATCCGCCCGGGGGCGTTAAAAAGGCGTCAAGAATCGCTCCGGGAGCGTAGTCATCGCATTAACACCGATGACAAGGGGCCCGATCCGCGCTGTGCTGACCTTGGCAATAACGCAACCCCTCGTCTAGGAGCTCCTTGTGGCTGATCTCGTGTTCGTCGGTATCACGGTGGTGCTGTTCGCAGCGCTGACCGTGCTGATCCGGGCGGTCGAACGCTGGTGAGCGCCGTCAACCTCATCGGCCTGATCGTGGCCGTCCTGCTCGGCGCCTTCATGGTCGCCGCCCTGCTCTTCCCGGAGAAGTTCTGATGGCCGGCTGGCTCTTCGTCGTCACGCTGATGATCGCCCTGGTGGCGGTCTACCGGCCGTTCGGCGACTACATGTACCGGGTCGTCACCGGAACCCGCAGCACCATCGTCGAGCGCGGCGTCTACCGCCTCGTCGGCGTGAACCCGTCCGCCGAGCAGACCTGGGGTGTCTACGCCCGCAGCGTCCTGGCGTTCTCGGCGGTCTCGATCCTCTTCCTCTACCTGTTCCTGCGTGTGCAGGACAAACTGTGGCTGTCGCTGGGCTTCGACCCGGTCACCACCCACATCGCCTGGAACACGGCGGTCAGTTTCGTGACGAACACGAACTGGCAGGCGTACTCCGGTGAGTCGACAATGGGTCACCTGGTGCAGATGGCCGGCCTCGCCGTGCAGAACTTCGTCTCCGCGTCCGTCGGAATCGCGGTGGCCGTGGCGCTGATCCGCGGCTTCGCCGCCCGCAAGAACGGCACGCTCGGCAACTTCTGGGTCGACCTGACCCGGATCACGCTGCGGATCCTGCTGCCGATCTGCGTGCTGGCGACGATCGTGTTCATGGTCGCCGGCATGGTGCAGAACCTCTCCGGCGGTACCGATGTCACCACGCTGACCGGTGCGACGCAGCACATCACCGGCGGCCCGGTCGCTTCACAGGAGGCGATCAAGGAACTGGGCACCAACGGCGGCGGCTTCTACAACGTCAACGCCGCGCACCCGTTCGAGAACCCGACCACCTGGACCAACTGGCTGCAGCTCTTCCTGATCCTGCTGATCCCGTTCAGCCTTCCGCGGGTCTTCGGCCGCATGGTCGGCCAGAACCGCCAGGGGTACGCGATCGTCGCGGTCATGGGCATCCTGGCGCTCGCCTCCGTCGCGCTGACCGTCGGCTTCGAGACGCACGGCGGCGGCACGGTGCCGCAGGCGGTCGGCGCCGCGATGGAGGGCAAGGAGGTCCGGTTCGGCATCCCGAATTCGGCCACCTATGCGGCGGCGACGACGCTGACCTCGACCGGGTCGGTGAACTCGTTCCACGACTCCTACACGTCGTTCGGCGGGATGATGCCGATCGTCAACATGATGCTCGGCGAGGTCGCACCCGGCGGCGTCGGCTCCGGCCTCTACGGCCTGCTGATCCTCGCGATCATCACCGTCTTCGTGGCCGGGCTGATGGTCGGCCGGACCCCGGAGTACCTGGGCAAGAAGATCGGCGCCCGGGAGATCAAGCTGGCGTCGCTGTACTTCCTGGTCACCCCCACGATCGTGCTGGCCGGTACGGCGGCGGCGTTCGCCACCGGCAACAACTCGACCGCCCTGAACGTGGGCCCGCACGGCCTGTCCGAGGTGCTGTACGCCTTCACCTCGGCGGGCAACAACAACGGTTCCGCGTTCGCCGGCATCACCGTCAACACACCCTGGTGGGACACCGCACTGGGGCTGGCCATGCTGCTCGGCCGGTTCCTGCCCATGGTGCTCGTCCTCGCCCTGGCCGGCTCGCTGGCCAGGCAGAAGGCCACCCCGGAATCCGAGGGCACCCTGCCCACCCACCAACCCCTGTTCGTCGGAATGGTCGTCGGCGTCACCGTCGTGCTGGTCGCGCTGACCTTCCTGCCCGCTCTCGCTCTCGGACCCATCGCGGAAGGCCTGTCATGACCACCCCCACCCTGGAGAAGCCTCCGACCGAAGGAAAGGCTGCCGCGTCCGGTGACCGTCGCGTCGGTGGCGGGCTGCTCGATCCGGCCCAGCTGTGGCGTTCGCTGCCCGCCGCGGTTCGCAAGCTGGACCCGCGCACGCTGTGGCACAACCCGGTCATGCTCCTCGTCGAGGTCGGCGCGGTGTTCACGACCGCCCTGGCGATCACCGACCCGAGCGTGCTCGCCTGGTCCATCACCGTCTGGCTGTGGCTCACCGTCGTCTTCGCGAACCTGGCCGAGGCCGTCGCCGAGGGCCGCGGCAAGGCACAGGCGGCGGCGCTACGTCAGTCGAAGCAGGACATGACGGCCCGCCGGCTCGTCGACGGCGTCGAGCGCCGCATCCCGGCACCCGAGCTCAAGCAGGGCGACATCGTCGTGGTCGAGGCCGGGGAGACCATCCCCGGTGACGGCGACGTCATCGAGGGCATCGCCAGCGTCGACGAGTCGGCGATCACCGGCGAGTCCGCACCCGTCATCCGCGAGTCCGGCGGCGACCGCTCCGCGGTGACCGGCGGCA belongs to Amorphoplanes digitatis and includes:
- the kdpA gene encoding potassium-transporting ATPase subunit KdpA, encoding MAGWLFVVTLMIALVAVYRPFGDYMYRVVTGTRSTIVERGVYRLVGVNPSAEQTWGVYARSVLAFSAVSILFLYLFLRVQDKLWLSLGFDPVTTHIAWNTAVSFVTNTNWQAYSGESTMGHLVQMAGLAVQNFVSASVGIAVAVALIRGFAARKNGTLGNFWVDLTRITLRILLPICVLATIVFMVAGMVQNLSGGTDVTTLTGATQHITGGPVASQEAIKELGTNGGGFYNVNAAHPFENPTTWTNWLQLFLILLIPFSLPRVFGRMVGQNRQGYAIVAVMGILALASVALTVGFETHGGGTVPQAVGAAMEGKEVRFGIPNSATYAAATTLTSTGSVNSFHDSYTSFGGMMPIVNMMLGEVAPGGVGSGLYGLLILAIITVFVAGLMVGRTPEYLGKKIGAREIKLASLYFLVTPTIVLAGTAAAFATGNNSTALNVGPHGLSEVLYAFTSAGNNNGSAFAGITVNTPWWDTALGLAMLLGRFLPMVLVLALAGSLARQKATPESEGTLPTHQPLFVGMVVGVTVVLVALTFLPALALGPIAEGLS
- the kdpF gene encoding K(+)-transporting ATPase subunit F; protein product: MSAVNLIGLIVAVLLGAFMVAALLFPEKF